The following are from one region of the Streptomyces rubrogriseus genome:
- a CDS encoding globin domain-containing protein translates to MTDEDVALVRASLTVVAPHVSELAAHFYSILFSRYPQVRDLFPAELDVQRERLVRALLRIVELVDDPDNLVAFCSRLGRGHRKFGTQSGHYPAVGECLLQALSHFAGPAWHPALATAWQRAYTAAADVMVRAAEEDARNRPAVWDARIVGHVHRGHGIAEITVQPHQPYPFVAGQYVSIETPWAPRQWRQYSPANAPRPNSELTFHVRAVREGKVSNALVHHARPGDPVRLGPPEGDMVLRPTRQRDLLFVAGGTGLAPIRALIEEVAQGSISDAREVSLFIGARTADELYGLDDMLRMSQRYHWLRVRAAVSDERIPGLEGTLPEVLAEFGPWYRHEAYLCGPPQMLSGAVHALRRHGVPPRHIHYDPWDTPVLTAPLGPPPSDEEDHQL, encoded by the coding sequence GTGACTGACGAGGACGTCGCGCTGGTACGGGCCAGCCTGACGGTTGTCGCTCCTCATGTGTCCGAGCTGGCAGCGCACTTCTACAGCATCCTGTTCTCGCGTTACCCACAGGTCAGGGATTTGTTTCCGGCGGAGCTCGATGTCCAGCGGGAACGTCTGGTGCGCGCACTGCTGCGCATTGTGGAACTGGTCGACGACCCCGACAACCTCGTAGCGTTCTGCTCCCGACTGGGACGCGGGCACCGCAAGTTCGGCACGCAAAGCGGCCACTATCCTGCTGTCGGCGAATGCCTGCTGCAGGCCCTCTCCCACTTCGCGGGCCCGGCATGGCATCCGGCACTGGCGACGGCATGGCAGCGCGCCTACACGGCAGCCGCGGACGTGATGGTCCGGGCCGCGGAAGAGGACGCCCGTAACCGCCCAGCCGTATGGGACGCGCGCATCGTCGGGCATGTGCACCGGGGGCACGGAATAGCCGAGATCACGGTCCAGCCCCACCAGCCGTACCCGTTCGTGGCGGGCCAGTACGTGAGCATCGAAACGCCGTGGGCACCGAGGCAGTGGCGTCAGTACTCCCCCGCGAACGCCCCACGTCCCAATTCCGAACTGACCTTCCACGTGCGAGCCGTGCGCGAAGGAAAGGTCAGCAACGCGCTCGTCCACCACGCTCGTCCGGGAGACCCTGTCCGACTCGGCCCGCCGGAGGGCGACATGGTCTTGCGTCCAACCCGCCAGCGGGACCTGCTCTTCGTGGCCGGCGGCACCGGCCTCGCCCCGATTCGCGCCCTGATCGAAGAGGTGGCCCAGGGCAGTATCAGCGACGCACGTGAGGTCAGTCTGTTCATCGGCGCCAGAACGGCGGACGAACTGTACGGACTCGATGACATGCTGCGCATGTCCCAGCGCTACCACTGGCTGCGCGTCCGGGCGGCGGTCTCCGATGAGCGCATCCCGGGCCTGGAAGGCACCCTGCCCGAGGTGTTGGCGGAATTCGGCCCCTGGTACCGGCACGAGGCGTATCTGTGCGGCCCACCGCAGATGCTGAGCGGGGCCGTGCACGCCCTGCGGCGCCACGGTGTCCCGCCTCGCCACATTCACTACGACCCCTGGGACACCCCTGTGCTGACCGCACCTTTGGGACCGCCTCCGTCCGACGAGGAGGACCACCAGCTGTGA
- a CDS encoding pyridoxamine 5'-phosphate oxidase family protein, whose amino-acid sequence MNGPETPGSSGEHLLQQQLGTTDRAAVFYDRQVHPYLTPAMREFIARQNMVFLSTADSRGACDASFRAGPPGFCVSLDDRSLTYPEYRGNGVLASAGNMTENPQLGMLFMDFTHDHIGLHVNGTVRLYTDHEIRAWYPLLPTETAPGRQPHLWVHLTVEEAYVHCSKHIPHLEPAPRPRSATQRSRPKDSAYFPEPLPVHQASEPADAGVGRPSWRDRLRIRP is encoded by the coding sequence GTGAACGGCCCCGAGACACCGGGCTCCTCCGGAGAACACCTGCTGCAGCAGCAGCTCGGCACCACCGACCGGGCGGCCGTCTTCTACGACCGACAGGTGCACCCTTATCTGACCCCTGCCATGCGGGAGTTCATAGCCCGGCAGAACATGGTGTTCCTGTCGACCGCGGACTCGCGAGGAGCCTGCGACGCCAGCTTCCGCGCCGGGCCGCCCGGTTTCTGCGTCTCCCTCGACGACCGCTCGCTGACGTACCCCGAGTACCGGGGCAACGGCGTTCTGGCCAGTGCGGGCAACATGACCGAGAATCCGCAGCTCGGCATGCTCTTCATGGACTTCACCCATGACCACATAGGGCTGCACGTCAACGGAACGGTCCGGCTGTACACGGATCACGAGATCCGCGCGTGGTACCCGCTGCTGCCGACCGAAACCGCGCCCGGCCGCCAGCCTCACCTGTGGGTGCACCTCACTGTCGAGGAGGCCTACGTCCACTGCTCCAAGCACATCCCCCACCTCGAGCCGGCTCCACGGCCCCGCTCGGCCACGCAGCGAAGCCGCCCCAAGGACAGCGCGTACTTCCCGGAGCCCCTTCCGGTCCACCAGGCATCCGAACCGGCCGACGCCGGAGTCGGCCGCCCATCGTGGCGCGACCGTCTGCGGATCCGCCCCTGA